ACATTTTATTCGTGCTTATACCGGGTGTTACTTTTCCCCCGTAAATTTTACGAGTTTGATACCAATGGCGATGTTGTTCATTACAGCCCATATAATGGCGAGGTTCTACCCGGATACATGTTTACTGATAATGGTTTCTGGGATACTTTTCGTGCTGTTTTTCCATTCTTTAATTTGATGTATCCGTCCTTGAATGAACAGATACAAGAAGGTTTGGCAAACGCATACAAAGAAAGTGGCTTTTTGCCTGAATGGGCAAGTCCCGGTCATCGCAATTGTATGATTGGTTCGAACTCGGCTACCCTGATTGCTGATGCTTACCTGAAAGGTGGACGCGGATATGATATTGAAACATTGTGGGATGCCGTTGTGAAGAATTCCAAAACTGCTGGACCAATGAGTTCTGTAGGTCGCTTTGGAGTCGATTATTATAATGAGCTGGGTTATGTACCTTATAATGTTGGTGTAAACGAAAACGTTGCCCGTACGCTTGAGTATGCCTTTGCTGATTTCTGTATCTATCAACTGGGAAAAGAACTGGGAAAACCAGAAGACGAGATTACCATTTTTGCCAAACGTTCGCAGAACTATAAAAATGTATTTGATGATGAAACCAAATTGATGCGTGGTAAGAATGAGGATGGAACATTTCAAAAGCCGTTTAGCCCTTTTAAATGGGGCGATGCATTTACTGAAGGAAATAGCTGGCATTATACCTGGTCGGTATTTCACGATGTGCAGGGCTTGGTTGATTTAATGGGTGGGAAGAAAGAGTTTGTCAATATGCTGGATTCTGTTTTTGTGGTTCCTCCAATCTTCGATAACAGTTACTACGGAGGTACGATTCATGAAATCAGGGAAATGCAAATTATGAATATGGGGAATTATGCACACGGTAATCAGCCCATTCAGCACATGATTTATCTATACAATTACGCCGGCGAACCATGGAAAACCCAAAAGTGGGTGCGCGAGGTAATGGATAAATTATACACTCCGCAAGCTGATGGGTATTGTGGTGACGAAGACAATGGTCAAACTTCGGCCTGGTATGTATATAGTGCCATGGGATTTTATCCGGTAACTCCAGCTGTTGACCAATATGTGATTGGTGCTCCACTGTTTAAAAAGATTACCATACAGCTTGAAAATGGTAAAACAATCATGATTGAAGCTCCTAAAAATAGTGTTGAAAATCGGTATGTTCAATCAATTAAAATGAATGGGAAATCATACAGTAAAAATTATTTCAACTACGATGAGCTGCAGAAAGGTGCATTGATCAACTTTGAAATGAACGATCAACCAAACAAAGCCAGAGGAACGAAGGATTCTGATTTCCCTTATTCTTTTTCAACTCAGCCCGATTATTCAATAACGAAATAGAATATTGCAAATCAAGCTAATGAGGAACCAGGACCCAAAATTTTGATAAGCCATTTTCACTCTCAAATAACATCGATTATGAGAAATAACTTATTTTTATTAATGATGCTACTTTTTGTAGGTTCATTATCAGCTCAACACCATAAGACCTCGGGCAATCCATTA
The DNA window shown above is from uncultured Sunxiuqinia sp. and carries:
- a CDS encoding GH92 family glycosyl hydrolase, which codes for MNTKSYVVLLSIFFSLNLYGQILQPVDFVNTLMGTDSEFKLSNGNTYPAIALPWGMNFWTPQTNKMGDGWVYGYDANKIRGFKQTHQPSPWINDYGQFSLFPLTGDLKITGEERGSWFSHKAEVAKPHYYKVYLADYDVVTEITPTERAAMFRFTFPENEESRVLIDAFDRGSYIKLIPSENKIIGYTTRNSGGVPENFKNYFVVVFDKPFVESAVWSKDKIVDGKTELQDDHVGAALLFKTQKGEKIHARVASSFISYEQAERNLKELGDDSFDQIKEKGETIWNEELSRIAVEGGTDDQMETFYSCLYRVLLFPRKFYEFDTNGDVVHYSPYNGEVLPGYMFTDNGFWDTFRAVFPFFNLMYPSLNEQIQEGLANAYKESGFLPEWASPGHRNCMIGSNSATLIADAYLKGGRGYDIETLWDAVVKNSKTAGPMSSVGRFGVDYYNELGYVPYNVGVNENVARTLEYAFADFCIYQLGKELGKPEDEITIFAKRSQNYKNVFDDETKLMRGKNEDGTFQKPFSPFKWGDAFTEGNSWHYTWSVFHDVQGLVDLMGGKKEFVNMLDSVFVVPPIFDNSYYGGTIHEIREMQIMNMGNYAHGNQPIQHMIYLYNYAGEPWKTQKWVREVMDKLYTPQADGYCGDEDNGQTSAWYVYSAMGFYPVTPAVDQYVIGAPLFKKITIQLENGKTIMIEAPKNSVENRYVQSIKMNGKSYSKNYFNYDELQKGALINFEMNDQPNKARGTKDSDFPYSFSTQPDYSITK